Proteins from a single region of Starkeya sp. ORNL1:
- a CDS encoding DUF2188 domain-containing protein, which translates to MTKVVYVIVEHDGGWAYKVGDVFSETFPSHEAAHAAADRAAREQTISGDTTPIEYEDRSGTWHEETARGNDRPETEVKD; encoded by the coding sequence ATGACCAAGGTCGTATATGTGATTGTCGAGCATGATGGCGGCTGGGCCTACAAGGTCGGCGACGTCTTCTCGGAAACCTTCCCGTCACACGAGGCCGCCCACGCCGCCGCCGACCGCGCGGCGCGCGAGCAGACCATATCCGGCGACACCACGCCGATCGAATATGAGGACCGCTCCGGCACCTGGCACGAGGAAACCGCGCGCGGCAACGATCGTCCGGAAACCGAGGTGAAGGACTGA
- a CDS encoding nuclear transport factor 2 family protein — translation MRPTIAALLAGLLLSGAVFADGALADPAADEAAIRARLHGWAAAFNSGDVDGACTLFSDDVQSTVPGTLSGDKNAICDRLRAAIGKTDRRLSYAADIHEVRISGDQAVVRLTWTLNVNRDGKTATSTEEGMDVFHRQPDGQWQIVRFIAFTNRDDDQ, via the coding sequence ATGAGACCGACGATCGCCGCTCTCCTGGCCGGCCTGCTGCTCTCGGGCGCCGTCTTCGCGGATGGCGCCCTCGCCGATCCCGCCGCCGACGAAGCCGCCATACGCGCGCGCCTCCATGGTTGGGCCGCGGCGTTCAATTCCGGCGATGTCGATGGCGCCTGCACCCTGTTCAGCGACGATGTGCAGTCCACCGTTCCCGGCACGCTGAGCGGCGACAAGAACGCGATCTGCGACCGGCTCCGCGCCGCGATCGGCAAGACCGACCGCAGGCTCAGCTACGCCGCCGACATCCACGAGGTGCGGATCTCCGGCGACCAGGCCGTGGTCCGCCTCACCTGGACGCTGAACGTCAACCGTGACGGCAAGACCGCGACCAGCACGGAGGAAGGCATGGACGTCTTCCACCGCCAGCCCGATGGCCAATGGCAGATCGTGCGCTTCATTGCGTTCACGAACCGGGACGACGATCAGTAG
- a CDS encoding GntR family transcriptional regulator — translation MTGSRLADRLAREIIDMILMGKIDANEHLSTPKLADLFGVSRSPVREALLRLEKQGILLLQQNRGFFVRQPIPEMPKVVERNKAAEKLDAYHSVAEDWLKDSIPAEVTEQYLRKRYGLTQSELAALLNRAIDEGWMERKQGYGWRFLPVAKTPEALTQIYRFRSIIEPAAFMEDTFQLDRHTLKELKGIQESLLRSEIVNLPADRLATINSQFHEELIRMSGNLFMHQALVRLNRTRRLLEYRSMIDRSRIYKQCEEHLAIIELLARGANLEASYFMRTHLIGALAGKLASSDIVADDTPNGPGAVPD, via the coding sequence ATGACTGGCAGTCGCCTCGCTGACCGGCTCGCCCGCGAGATCATCGATATGATCCTCATGGGCAAGATCGATGCGAACGAACACCTGAGCACCCCGAAACTCGCCGATCTTTTCGGCGTGTCGCGCTCGCCGGTTCGGGAGGCCCTGCTGCGCCTGGAGAAGCAAGGCATATTGCTGCTGCAGCAGAACCGCGGCTTCTTCGTGCGCCAGCCGATCCCCGAGATGCCGAAGGTGGTGGAACGCAATAAGGCCGCCGAGAAGCTCGATGCGTACCACAGCGTCGCCGAGGACTGGCTCAAGGATAGCATCCCGGCCGAAGTAACCGAGCAATACTTGCGCAAACGCTACGGTCTGACGCAATCCGAGCTCGCGGCGCTGCTGAATCGCGCGATTGACGAAGGATGGATGGAACGCAAGCAGGGTTATGGGTGGCGTTTCCTGCCAGTCGCCAAGACCCCGGAGGCCTTAACCCAGATCTATAGATTTCGATCGATCATAGAGCCCGCGGCTTTTATGGAAGATACGTTCCAGCTCGACCGGCACACCTTGAAGGAGCTTAAGGGCATTCAGGAATCGCTGTTACGCAGCGAGATCGTCAATCTGCCCGCGGATCGTCTGGCGACGATCAACTCGCAGTTCCATGAAGAACTGATCCGCATGTCAGGCAACTTGTTCATGCATCAGGCATTGGTGCGCCTGAATCGGACTCGCCGGCTGCTGGAATATCGCTCGATGATCGACCGGTCGCGCATTTACAAGCAATGCGAAGAGCACCTGGCTATTATCGAACTGCTGGCGCGCGGCGCGAACCTTGAAGCGAGTTACTTCATGCGGACGCACCTTATCGGAGCGCTGGCGGGCAAGCTCGCGAGTTCGGACATTGTTGCTGACGATACGCCGAATGGCCCCGGCGCCGTTCCTGATTGA
- the acnA gene encoding aconitate hydratase AcnA yields the protein MPWSDPADTGPAFLAFEGRRLRLAQLASVAGPRLPRLPHVLRILLENVVRRAEQQGLPLADEAAAILGWLTERTSNAEISFVPSRVLMHDTTCVPALVDIAAMRDAVAEAGGDPRRLSPMLPVDVSVDHSVGVDHYGVPDAFTHNMQREVERNGERYRFMKWASQALDGVRVHPPGTGIMHTINLEQLTSVAKVEVVDGIEWAIPDTLVGTDSHTPMVNALSVLAWGVGGLEAESVMLGMPIELRVPNVVGVRLTGRLREGVTATDLVLLVTHQLRKHGVSGEFVEYFGPGVSTLSVGERAVVANMAPEYGASSGFFPADERTIQYLAEIGRTPESIRLVEAYAKAQGLWFEPHAEPQFTSIVDIDLDTVSTSIAGPQRPQDRISPQQSAAVLKPMWPAGEAPAAMPRTPVAIAAITSCTNTTDVRLVVAAGLVARKARRLGLKPSAWVKTSLAPGSPTAETYLRRAGLLEDLEALGFGIVGYGCTTCIGNSGPLAPMMAEAMTREPVLPVAILSGNRNFPGRVHRQIEAGFLASPPLVVAYALLGDASLDILSDPLGVSVDGRPVRLADIWPSSAEIDAALALAREPTDIAIAYDKAEASPMWQAMEAPATPRFPWDEASTYLRRPPFAAARLPTRLGHYMADPLIVLGDDISTDHISPAGQIPRRGLAGKWLIAHGERADDLNVYAARRGNWQAMLRGAFTNSTVRNQLSDGIPPGDTVFAPTGEVLPLWVAAGRYAELGRSTIIVAGERYGAGSSRDWAAKCPALLGTRAVLALSFERIHRSNLIGMGILPLRLPAQFGPEKLALRPGDLVEVGAGADTLTARCTVPISVHRMSGAVERFEAVAAVETGLEVATLRAGGIIPMMIERALAGATPTNGHVEEPSP from the coding sequence ATGCCCTGGTCTGATCCCGCCGACACCGGCCCGGCCTTTCTCGCGTTTGAGGGGCGTCGACTGAGGCTGGCGCAGCTGGCCTCGGTCGCGGGTCCGCGGTTGCCCCGATTGCCGCATGTCCTGCGCATTCTTCTGGAGAACGTGGTTCGCCGGGCGGAGCAGCAGGGGCTGCCGCTCGCCGACGAAGCAGCGGCAATTCTCGGCTGGCTCACTGAGCGCACCAGCAATGCGGAGATTTCCTTCGTCCCAAGCCGCGTCCTGATGCATGACACGACCTGCGTGCCCGCACTCGTCGACATTGCGGCGATGCGCGACGCCGTCGCGGAGGCCGGCGGCGATCCCCGGCGGCTCAGCCCGATGCTGCCGGTCGATGTGTCGGTCGATCATTCCGTAGGGGTCGACCATTACGGCGTGCCCGATGCCTTCACCCACAACATGCAGCGCGAGGTCGAGCGCAACGGCGAGCGTTATCGCTTCATGAAGTGGGCGAGCCAGGCCCTCGACGGGGTGCGCGTGCATCCGCCGGGCACCGGGATCATGCACACGATCAATCTCGAGCAGCTCACGAGCGTCGCCAAGGTCGAGGTCGTCGACGGCATCGAGTGGGCGATCCCGGACACGCTGGTCGGCACCGACAGCCACACGCCGATGGTCAACGCGCTATCCGTACTGGCCTGGGGCGTCGGCGGGCTGGAGGCGGAAAGCGTGATGCTCGGCATGCCGATCGAGCTGCGCGTGCCGAATGTCGTCGGCGTGCGGCTGACGGGCAGGCTGCGCGAAGGCGTGACGGCAACCGACCTCGTGCTGCTGGTGACCCACCAATTGCGCAAGCACGGTGTTTCCGGCGAGTTCGTCGAGTATTTCGGGCCGGGCGTATCGACACTCAGCGTCGGCGAGCGTGCCGTCGTGGCCAATATGGCGCCGGAATACGGCGCCTCCTCGGGGTTTTTCCCTGCCGACGAGCGCACCATCCAGTATCTTGCCGAGATCGGCCGAACGCCCGAGAGCATCCGCCTGGTCGAGGCCTATGCGAAGGCGCAGGGGCTGTGGTTCGAGCCGCACGCCGAACCGCAATTCACCTCCATCGTCGACATTGATCTCGATACCGTCTCGACCAGCATCGCCGGTCCGCAGCGGCCGCAGGATCGCATCTCCCCACAGCAGAGCGCGGCCGTCCTGAAGCCGATGTGGCCCGCTGGCGAGGCTCCGGCCGCCATGCCGCGCACCCCGGTGGCCATCGCCGCCATAACCAGTTGCACCAACACCACCGATGTCCGGCTCGTCGTGGCGGCGGGCCTTGTCGCCCGCAAGGCCAGGCGCCTCGGCCTCAAGCCTTCCGCCTGGGTGAAGACGTCGCTGGCGCCGGGCTCGCCGACCGCGGAGACCTATCTGCGCCGGGCCGGCTTGCTGGAGGATCTCGAGGCGCTCGGCTTCGGCATTGTCGGCTATGGCTGCACCACCTGCATCGGCAATTCGGGCCCCCTCGCCCCGATGATGGCCGAGGCGATGACGCGCGAGCCCGTGTTGCCGGTCGCCATCCTGTCGGGCAATCGCAATTTTCCCGGTCGCGTCCATCGGCAGATCGAGGCCGGGTTCCTGGCTTCGCCGCCGCTGGTCGTGGCCTACGCACTGCTCGGCGATGCGAGCCTCGACATATTGAGCGACCCGCTCGGTGTATCGGTGGACGGCAGGCCCGTGCGCCTCGCCGACATCTGGCCGTCGAGCGCCGAGATCGATGCCGCCCTCGCGCTCGCTCGCGAACCCACCGATATCGCCATCGCCTATGATAAGGCGGAGGCCAGTCCGATGTGGCAGGCCATGGAAGCGCCGGCCACGCCCCGCTTCCCGTGGGACGAGGCGTCCACCTATCTCCGCAGGCCACCGTTCGCCGCCGCCCGGCTGCCGACCCGGCTTGGGCACTATATGGCCGATCCGCTGATCGTCCTTGGTGACGACATCTCCACCGATCACATCTCGCCGGCCGGGCAAATTCCCCGGCGCGGACTGGCGGGCAAATGGCTGATCGCGCATGGCGAGCGGGCGGACGATCTCAACGTCTATGCGGCGCGGCGCGGCAACTGGCAGGCGATGCTGCGCGGGGCCTTCACCAACAGCACGGTGCGCAACCAGCTGAGCGACGGGATCCCGCCCGGCGATACGGTGTTCGCGCCAACCGGGGAAGTACTGCCCTTGTGGGTCGCCGCGGGGCGCTATGCCGAGCTCGGCCGCTCGACCATCATCGTCGCCGGCGAGCGCTACGGCGCCGGATCGTCGCGCGACTGGGCCGCCAAATGCCCGGCACTGCTCGGCACGCGTGCGGTGCTGGCGCTCAGCTTCGAGCGTATTCATCGCTCGAACCTTATCGGCATGGGAATTCTTCCATTGCGACTTCCCGCCCAATTTGGCCCGGAGAAGCTGGCGCTGCGGCCTGGCGATCTGGTCGAAGTCGGCGCCGGGGCGGACACGCTCACGGCGCGGTGCACGGTGCCAATCTCGGTGCACCGGATGTCCGGCGCGGTGGAACGGTTCGAAGCCGTCGCCGCGGTCGAGACCGGGCTTGAGGTCGCGACGCTGCGGGCCGGCGGCATCATCCCGATGATGATCGAACGGGCGCTTGCCGGCGCCACGCCCACGAACGGACACGTCGAGGAGCCGTCACCATGA
- a CDS encoding amino acid ABC transporter ATP-binding protein has protein sequence MRAAETPLVVLQGVNKHFGATHALKDIDLEINRGEVVVVIGPSGSGKSTLCRTINRLETITSGTISIDGVPLPLEGKELNRLRSNIGMVFQSFNLFAHKTILENVMLAPTLVRHVSRKEAEARALELLAKVGVEDQARKMPAQLSGGQQQRAAIARALAMKPEVMLFDEPTSALDPEMINEVLDVMQALAASGMTMVVVTHEMGFARKAADRVVFMDEGRIVEEAAPEQFFSAPKTERARNFLSKVLHH, from the coding sequence GTGCGGGCGGCCGAGACCCCGCTCGTCGTGCTGCAGGGCGTCAACAAGCACTTCGGCGCGACCCACGCGCTGAAGGACATCGATCTGGAAATCAATCGCGGCGAGGTCGTCGTGGTGATCGGCCCTTCGGGTTCGGGCAAGTCGACGCTGTGCCGGACCATCAACCGGCTGGAGACCATCACCAGCGGCACCATCAGCATCGACGGCGTTCCGCTGCCGCTCGAGGGCAAGGAGCTGAACCGTCTGCGCTCCAACATCGGGATGGTGTTCCAGTCGTTCAATCTGTTCGCGCACAAGACCATCCTGGAGAATGTGATGCTGGCGCCGACACTGGTGCGCCATGTATCGCGCAAGGAGGCGGAGGCGCGCGCGCTCGAGCTGCTGGCGAAGGTCGGCGTCGAGGATCAGGCGCGCAAAATGCCGGCCCAGCTCTCCGGCGGACAGCAGCAACGCGCCGCCATCGCCCGCGCGCTGGCGATGAAGCCCGAGGTCATGCTGTTCGACGAGCCGACCTCGGCGCTCGACCCGGAAATGATCAATGAAGTGCTCGATGTCATGCAGGCGCTCGCCGCCAGCGGCATGACCATGGTCGTCGTCACCCATGAGATGGGCTTTGCCCGCAAGGCTGCCGACCGGGTCGTGTTCATGGATGAGGGGCGCATCGTCGAGGAGGCCGCACCGGAACAGTTCTTCAGCGCGCCGAAGACCGAGCGGGCGCGCAATTTCCTGTCGAAAGTCCTGCACCACTAA
- a CDS encoding glutamate ABC transporter substrate-binding protein, with protein MKSRSITARSAAMTLLGVALVGTALCGEISSAAADTKPSFPAGSTMEKLATAGKIRVGVKFDQPGLSQKNLRGDLEGFDIEIVKVITEGLGLKPGDIEWIETSSSNREPFLQQNKVDMVVASYGVNEKRKKVVSFAGPYVTNGQDVMVRKGNPTGLKDVTSLAGQKTCVINGSEGQAAVEKYSPQADMVGFDVISKCLSALKNGSVVGVVTNTHILAGLVAKDPQDFELLNQPFAAGTWGIGIAHGDTAFCKFIDDQLTKAAGDGVYEKAWADTVGKGGLTFRPLPPLEPCA; from the coding sequence ATGAAGAGCAGAAGCATTACCGCACGAAGTGCCGCCATGACGCTGCTGGGTGTCGCCCTTGTCGGGACCGCGCTGTGCGGCGAGATATCCAGCGCAGCGGCGGACACGAAGCCGAGCTTCCCGGCTGGCTCCACGATGGAGAAGCTGGCCACGGCCGGCAAGATCAGGGTCGGCGTGAAGTTCGACCAGCCCGGCCTCAGCCAGAAGAATCTCAGGGGCGACCTCGAAGGCTTCGACATCGAGATCGTGAAGGTCATCACCGAGGGTCTCGGCCTGAAGCCCGGCGACATCGAATGGATCGAGACCTCGTCCAGCAACCGTGAGCCTTTCCTGCAGCAGAACAAGGTCGACATGGTCGTGGCCTCGTACGGGGTCAACGAGAAGCGCAAGAAAGTCGTCAGCTTCGCCGGGCCCTATGTCACCAACGGCCAGGACGTCATGGTGCGGAAGGGCAATCCCACGGGCCTCAAGGACGTCACCAGCCTCGCCGGTCAGAAGACCTGCGTCATCAATGGCAGCGAGGGCCAGGCCGCGGTCGAGAAGTACTCGCCGCAGGCCGACATGGTCGGCTTCGACGTCATCTCCAAGTGCCTGTCGGCGCTCAAGAACGGCTCGGTCGTCGGGGTCGTGACCAACACCCACATCCTTGCCGGTCTGGTGGCAAAGGATCCGCAGGACTTCGAGTTGCTGAACCAGCCTTTCGCCGCCGGCACCTGGGGCATCGGCATCGCGCACGGCGACACTGCCTTCTGCAAGTTCATCGACGACCAGCTCACCAAGGCCGCGGGCGACGGCGTCTATGAGAAGGCCTGGGCCGACACCGTCGGCAAGGGCGGGTTGACCTTCCGCCCGCTGCCGCCGCTCGAACCCTGCGCCTGA
- a CDS encoding amino acid ABC transporter permease, whose protein sequence is MTAVLDNIGLLWTGFWTTILLSVLSGAVALVLGTIVAGMRVSPVPLLRAIGAIYVAVVRNTPSTLLFFFAAFILPELGVQFSYFVFAWIALSIYYGSFFCEVVRSGINSVSVGQAEAARALGFNFTMTLGNVILPQALRTVVPPLINTFIAVVRTSAIAGAFGVAELFAMMNRLANKESHAVLLILAAVAVLYLLITIPASLLAEFLERKAAFSR, encoded by the coding sequence ATGACTGCTGTCCTCGACAATATCGGCCTGCTCTGGACCGGGTTCTGGACCACGATCCTGCTATCCGTGTTGTCGGGGGCGGTGGCGCTTGTGCTCGGCACCATCGTCGCGGGGATGAGGGTCTCCCCCGTGCCGCTGCTCCGCGCCATCGGCGCCATCTATGTCGCCGTGGTCCGCAACACGCCTTCTACGCTGCTGTTCTTCTTCGCGGCGTTCATCCTGCCCGAGCTGGGCGTCCAATTCTCCTATTTCGTCTTCGCGTGGATTGCGCTGTCGATCTATTACGGCTCGTTCTTCTGTGAAGTCGTGCGCTCGGGCATCAACTCGGTCTCGGTCGGCCAGGCCGAAGCGGCCCGAGCGCTCGGGTTCAATTTCACGATGACGCTGGGCAACGTGATCCTGCCGCAGGCGCTGCGCACCGTGGTGCCTCCGCTCATCAATACTTTCATCGCGGTGGTCCGGACCTCGGCCATAGCAGGCGCGTTCGGCGTGGCGGAGCTGTTCGCGATGATGAACCGGCTGGCCAACAAGGAGAGCCATGCCGTGCTGCTCATCCTTGCCGCCGTCGCCGTGCTGTATCTCCTCATCACCATCCCGGCGAGCCTGCTGGCCGAGTTCCTCGAGCGGAAGGCGGCATTCTCGCGATGA
- a CDS encoding amino acid ABC transporter permease: MSNVLYDTIGPRGQRKVQWWTAAIVVALAAIFYAVYHRLEQRGQVSAELWSILLNRDLQLLLLEGLVAALKAAAVATILSLLAGMVLAAGRISEHAWVRLPIRAWIEVFRSVPLLLLIFFVYLGAPAIGINVPTFWSLVIGLALYNSAIVADIIRAGLLALPRGQREAGRALGLSRNQTLRVILIPQAVRQMLPTLVSQMVTVLKETALGFIIGYTELLRNGRVAVEFLGGDYAIPVYTGVAVIYISICLLLSLLATELSRRTAARGPLRPPHTGG; this comes from the coding sequence ATGAGCAATGTTCTCTACGATACGATAGGTCCGCGCGGACAACGCAAGGTCCAATGGTGGACGGCGGCGATCGTCGTCGCGTTGGCGGCTATATTTTATGCCGTTTACCACCGGCTGGAGCAGCGCGGGCAGGTCTCCGCGGAACTGTGGTCGATCCTGCTCAACCGGGACCTGCAACTGCTCCTGCTCGAGGGGCTCGTGGCCGCGCTCAAGGCGGCGGCGGTTGCCACGATACTTTCGCTGCTCGCCGGCATGGTGCTGGCAGCGGGGCGGATATCGGAGCACGCATGGGTGCGGCTGCCGATACGCGCCTGGATCGAAGTGTTCCGCAGCGTACCGCTGCTGCTGCTGATCTTCTTCGTCTATCTCGGCGCGCCGGCAATCGGCATCAATGTCCCGACCTTCTGGTCGCTGGTGATCGGCCTCGCGCTCTACAACAGCGCCATCGTCGCCGACATCATCCGTGCCGGCCTGCTCGCGCTGCCGCGCGGCCAGCGCGAGGCGGGGCGCGCGCTCGGCCTCAGCCGCAACCAGACGCTCAGGGTCATTCTCATCCCGCAGGCGGTGCGCCAGATGCTGCCGACGCTGGTGAGCCAGATGGTGACCGTGCTCAAGGAAACGGCTCTCGGTTTCATCATCGGCTACACGGAATTGCTCCGGAACGGTCGGGTGGCCGTGGAGTTTCTCGGCGGCGACTACGCCATCCCGGTCTATACCGGCGTCGCCGTCATCTACATCTCGATCTGCCTGTTGCTGTCGTTGCTCGCCACCGAGCTGAGCCGGCGGACCGCCGCCCGCGGGCCTTTGAGGCCGCCGCATACGGGTGGCTAG
- a CDS encoding amidohydrolase family protein: MARPTIIDAQVHLWEPESKERPWVEGASSFAHRASFSAEELLAAMTGAGVDKAVLVPPSWEGEWNETCLEAARRLPDRFTVMGRLEVEKPLDVEALHNWASVPGMSGIRLTFRREHALQQLRNGEADWIWRGAQALALPVSIYAPAATALIGDIARAHPAMRIIVDHLGLDLGIQDGTIRQSVDRLCALAVHPNVAVKATALPSHVSETYPFPMLQEIVHTVIRAFGAERVFWGSDLTRLTCPYAELVDFFIDELAGLTADQRELVMGKGIAQWLRWAP, from the coding sequence GTGGCCAGGCCGACCATAATCGACGCGCAAGTGCATCTCTGGGAGCCGGAATCGAAAGAGCGGCCCTGGGTCGAGGGCGCGAGCAGCTTCGCGCATCGCGCGTCGTTCTCGGCTGAGGAACTGCTCGCGGCCATGACCGGTGCGGGCGTGGACAAGGCGGTCCTGGTGCCTCCCTCATGGGAAGGCGAATGGAACGAGACCTGTCTCGAGGCGGCGCGCCGGCTGCCGGACCGGTTCACCGTCATGGGTCGGCTGGAAGTGGAAAAGCCGCTCGATGTCGAAGCGCTGCACAATTGGGCCAGCGTGCCCGGCATGTCCGGGATACGCCTGACATTCCGCAGGGAGCATGCGCTCCAGCAACTGCGCAACGGCGAGGCGGACTGGATCTGGCGCGGCGCCCAAGCGCTGGCGCTGCCCGTGAGCATCTATGCCCCGGCCGCCACGGCATTGATCGGCGACATCGCGCGCGCCCATCCGGCGATGCGGATCATCGTCGATCATCTGGGACTGGACCTCGGCATCCAGGATGGAACGATCAGGCAGTCGGTCGACAGGCTCTGTGCGCTGGCCGTCCATCCGAATGTGGCCGTGAAGGCAACCGCGCTGCCGAGCCATGTCAGCGAAACCTATCCGTTCCCCATGCTGCAAGAGATCGTCCACACGGTGATCCGTGCCTTTGGCGCAGAACGCGTGTTCTGGGGAAGCGACCTCACGCGGCTGACCTGCCCCTATGCCGAGTTGGTTGACTTCTTCATCGACGAGCTGGCCGGGCTGACGGCGGACCAACGCGAACTTGTCATGGGAAAGGGTATCGCCCAGTGGCTTCGCTGGGCGCCCTGA
- a CDS encoding MmgE/PrpD family protein: MTIAEKLGAYAASLKYEDLPPEVVHQAKRMIVDTLGCAIGGYASEPSRIAREFAATVTSTEPATVLCTGQKTSPDLAAFANGVMIRYLDFNDGYIGKEAGHPSDSIGALISAAEIGNATGRDFITSTVLAYEMFCRMCDLINFKPMGFDHVTIGAMANVLGASRLMGLSAEQTATALSITVAANVALYQTRIGNVSMWKGCAYANTSRNALFTVQMAKRGMTGPDPVFEGRGGYFVAVTRKAFELPAFGGNGQPFRIMDCLIKRYPLGQYSQSVVHAALEARARLESLGKSLDTIEKIHVRTLHTAVEMMAGDRDKWTPANRETADHSMPYTAAVALKYGSIKVEYFEDPYLHDPELLALVARIECSVSEEANRREPEAMLCDFDLLLKDGSREEFRVEYHRGHPKNPMSDAEIEEKFRTLVSDQMPESQADDLLDFIWNIDQVDDIRKLFPLTLVRT, from the coding sequence ATGACTATCGCTGAGAAGCTGGGTGCCTATGCGGCATCGCTGAAGTATGAGGACTTGCCGCCCGAGGTCGTCCATCAGGCCAAGCGGATGATCGTCGATACCCTCGGCTGCGCGATCGGCGGCTATGCGAGCGAGCCATCGCGCATCGCCCGCGAATTCGCAGCGACCGTTACCAGCACGGAGCCGGCCACCGTGCTGTGCACCGGCCAGAAGACCAGCCCGGATCTCGCGGCGTTCGCGAACGGCGTCATGATCCGATACCTCGATTTCAACGATGGCTATATCGGCAAGGAAGCCGGACACCCCAGCGACAGCATCGGCGCCTTGATCTCGGCGGCGGAAATCGGCAATGCGACCGGCAGGGATTTCATCACCTCGACGGTCCTCGCCTACGAGATGTTCTGCCGGATGTGCGACCTGATCAACTTCAAGCCGATGGGGTTCGATCATGTGACCATCGGTGCGATGGCGAATGTGCTTGGCGCCTCTCGCCTCATGGGACTGAGCGCCGAACAGACCGCCACCGCCCTGAGCATCACGGTTGCCGCCAACGTCGCACTTTATCAGACGCGCATCGGCAACGTGTCGATGTGGAAAGGCTGCGCCTACGCAAATACCAGCCGCAACGCGCTGTTCACGGTGCAGATGGCCAAGCGAGGCATGACCGGACCGGATCCGGTGTTCGAGGGCAGGGGCGGCTACTTCGTCGCCGTGACGCGCAAGGCGTTTGAACTCCCCGCGTTCGGCGGCAACGGCCAGCCGTTCCGCATCATGGATTGTCTCATCAAGCGATATCCGCTCGGACAATATTCGCAGTCAGTGGTCCATGCCGCGCTCGAGGCCCGCGCGCGCCTGGAAAGCCTCGGCAAGAGCCTGGATACAATCGAGAAGATCCATGTCCGGACCTTGCACACGGCGGTCGAGATGATGGCCGGCGACCGGGACAAGTGGACGCCGGCCAACCGCGAAACGGCAGATCACAGCATGCCGTACACCGCGGCAGTGGCGCTCAAATACGGATCCATCAAGGTCGAGTACTTCGAAGATCCGTATCTGCACGATCCCGAGCTGCTGGCTCTCGTCGCGCGCATTGAATGCTCGGTCTCGGAAGAGGCAAATCGCCGCGAGCCGGAGGCGATGCTCTGTGACTTCGATCTGCTTCTCAAGGATGGCAGCCGCGAGGAATTCCGGGTGGAATACCATCGCGGGCACCCGAAAAATCCGATGTCGGACGCCGAGATCGAGGAGAAATTCCGTACGCTGGTGAGCGATCAGATGCCGGAAAGCCAGGCTGACGACCTGTTGGACTTCATCTGGAACATCGACCAAGTCGACGATATCAGGAAGCTCTTTCCGCTCACCTTGGTCCGCACGTAA
- a CDS encoding tripartite tricarboxylate transporter substrate binding protein — MHAQSAAFPDKPIRLILAFPPGGGSDAVGRLVGDALGKRLGQQVLIDNRGGASGNIASDLVARANPDGYTLLLGFSTALTVNPGLFPDLPFSIKKDLVPITELADGQYLLVTNPSVPVKSVAELIAYAKANPGKLNFASAGIGSPLHLAGELFKAKAGVDLTHLAYKGGGPATAAVLGDEAQLMFGSVPSTLPQIQAGKMTALATTGVKRLPQLPDVPTLQEAGLPDVVVWTWYGLLAPAGTPQAIIDKLHDEAVAAVREPSVVEGLNRVGLSAVGSTPHAFSELIEKDTAVWTKVIKEAGIKPE, encoded by the coding sequence ATGCATGCCCAGTCGGCGGCATTTCCGGACAAGCCCATTCGATTGATCCTGGCGTTTCCGCCGGGCGGGGGCAGCGACGCAGTCGGGCGGCTCGTCGGCGATGCGCTCGGCAAACGCCTCGGCCAGCAGGTTCTCATCGACAATCGCGGCGGCGCCAGCGGCAACATAGCATCCGATCTGGTGGCGCGAGCGAATCCCGACGGCTACACGCTGCTGCTCGGCTTCAGTACCGCGCTGACCGTGAACCCGGGTCTGTTTCCCGATCTGCCGTTCAGCATCAAGAAGGACCTTGTGCCGATCACCGAACTGGCCGACGGGCAGTATCTGCTCGTCACCAATCCCTCGGTGCCGGTGAAGTCCGTGGCGGAATTGATCGCATATGCGAAAGCAAATCCGGGAAAGCTGAACTTCGCCTCGGCTGGAATCGGCAGCCCGCTCCATCTCGCAGGTGAGCTGTTCAAGGCGAAGGCCGGCGTCGACCTCACTCACCTCGCCTACAAGGGCGGCGGCCCGGCCACCGCGGCGGTGCTTGGCGACGAGGCCCAGTTGATGTTCGGCAGCGTGCCCTCGACGCTGCCGCAGATCCAGGCCGGCAAGATGACGGCGCTTGCAACCACCGGGGTGAAGCGCCTGCCGCAGCTTCCCGACGTTCCCACGCTGCAAGAGGCCGGCCTGCCCGACGTCGTGGTGTGGACCTGGTACGGCTTGCTGGCTCCCGCCGGAACCCCGCAGGCCATCATCGACAAGCTGCATGACGAGGCGGTCGCGGCGGTCCGCGAACCGTCGGTGGTGGAAGGATTGAACCGCGTCGGATTGAGTGCGGTCGGCAGCACCCCGCACGCGTTTTCCGAGCTGATCGAAAAGGACACCGCGGTGTGGACCAAGGTCATCAAGGAAGCCGGCATCAAGCCGGAATAG